GACGGTGGGGGGGTggtggggtggtggtgggggggggaacTCCCGTCGTGGCTTTAAAAAGTGCCTTATGGGGAACTTGAATTTCTCGGCGACTTGAACCTCTCCGGTGTCGGAAACCGAACGGATCGTCCGCTGTTGATCTGTCCGGGTTTTGGTTTcgtttttggttttattttcgTTTTcgtttttgtttcgttttgtttgttttttttttaaacgaaGGCTGCTTGATAATAAACGGAGAAGCAGGGAATAAAGAGACCCGACCGTCTGTCTGTCTGTAAACCTGAGCTGGGtgtggggctggatgtggggctgggtggggggcaatgggggctgGACTTGGGGACACGATGGGGATGGAATTGGGGACACAAAGGGGGTGGATGTGGGGATATAATGGGGATGGAAATGGGGGCGTAATGGGGATGGATTTGGGGACATAATTGGGATGGATTTGGGGACATGATGGGGATGGATTTGGGGACACTATAGGGATGGACATGGGGACATAAAGGGGGTGGATGTGGGGACATAATGGGGATGGAAATGGGGACTTAATGGGGATGGATATGGGGACATAATGCGGATGGATTTGGGGACACTATAGGGATGGACATGGGGACACAAAGGGGTCGGGATTGGGGACATGAAGAGGTTGGACATGGGGATATAATGGGGATGGAAATGGGGACGTAATGGGGATAGATTTGGGGACATAATTGGGGTGAGTCTGGGGACATGATGGGGATGGATTTGGGGACACTATAGGGATGGATTTGGGGACACAAAGGGGGTGGATGTGGGGACATAATGGGGATGGAAATGGGGACGTAATGGGGATGGATATGGGGACATAATGGGGATGGATTTGGGGACACTATAGGGATGGACATGGGGACATAAAGGGGGTGGATGTGGGGATATAATGGGGATGGAAATGGGGGAGTGATGGGGATGGATTTGGGGACACTATGGAGATGGACATGGGGACACAAAGGGGATGGAACTGGTGACTCAAAGGGGTTGGATGTGGGGACATAATGGGGATGAAAATGGAACAGCAGCTCAGACCACGGGGACACTTAGAGCTCGAGGACCGGGTGCTTTATTTACCCATTCCCTCCCCGTTTTGCTCCCGGCTTCCATCGTGCTTCAGGGGCTGCAGATGCATCCCCACGTCCCTATGTTATGTCCCCACGTCCCCATATTATGTCCCCACGTCCCCATGTTATGTCCCTACGTCCCCATATTATGTCCCCACGTCCCTATGTTATGTCCCCACGTCCCCATATTATGTCCCCACGTCCCCATGTTATGTCCCCACGTCCCCATATTATGTCCCCACGTCCCTATGTTATGTCCCCACGTCCCCATATTATGTCCCCACGTCCCCATGTTATGTCCCCACGTCCCCAAGGCGTCTCTCCATGGCCGCTGAGCCGCCTGCGTGGCACCGTCCCTCCATCACCGCTTTCTGCCCCGCGGTCGCTCAGCCCGCACCTCCTCCAGCTCACTGCCGCTGCCCTCGGGCTGCTCCTGGTAGCTGAAatcaaggctggaaaggacggggatggagggggggggggactCAGAGCCGTGCTTTGGGGCTGTCACCCCGCACCCCCACGGCCGCCCGTCCCGGCCCTCACCTGGACATCGAGCTGTCCTCATCGGCCGCGTCGTCGTCCCCGtcgctctcctcctcctcctccccctcctccttcaGCCGTGCCCGCAGCATCGCTGCTGTCTTGGGGGGCAAACGGCggccccctccccttccccgcGCCACCCGGCGGATGCGCTTCTCCAGCTGCCTGCCGTGCTCCCGCAGCTGCTGCCGCTCCTGACCGCGCAGCGCCCGCACCGCTCCCAGCCACAGCTCCGGGGTCTCCTCGTCGCTGGAGTCACTGAGGGGTCGGGGAAGGGGGTGGGTAAACCCAGGGCATCTCCTaacccaccccatccccaaacccaccccatccccaaacCCACCCCGTCTTCAAACACACCCCATCCCCAAACCCACAGCACCCCCCGACCCATGGCATCCCCTAACCCCCCCCAACTCCaaacccaccccatccccaaacCCACAGCACCCCCCGACCCATGGCATCCCCTAACCCCCCCCCAACTCCaaacccaccccatccccaaacCCACCCCGTCCCCTAACCCACTCCATCCCCAAATCCAAGGCATCCACTaacccaccccatccccaaacCCACCCCGTCCCCTAACCCAAGGCATCTGCAAACCCAACCCACCCCCATGCTCTCCACATCCCTAAACCCACCCCATCTCCAAACCCACGGCATCCCCAAATCCACCCCATTCCCAAAACCAAGGCATCCCCCAACCCACCCCGTCCCCATACCTTCCCCATCCCCaaacccaccccatccccaacccATGGCATCCCCTAACCCCCACCAACTCCaaacccaccccatccccaaaaCCAAGGCATCCCCAAACCCACAGCATCCCCCAACCCAAGGCATCCCCCAACCCATagcaaacccaaacccaccccatccccaaacCCACAGCATCCCCCAACCCATGGcaaacccaaacccacagcATCCCCCAACCCATGGCAAACCCAAACCCACAGTGtcccccaacccatccccaaaCCCAATCCATACCCTCCCCATCCCCaaacccaccccatccccaaacCCATGGCATCCCTCAACCCAATCCAtcccccaacccaccccagACCCACAGCATCCCCCAACCCATgacaaacccaaacccaccccatccccaaacCCACAGCAAAC
This genomic interval from Excalfactoria chinensis isolate bCotChi1 chromosome 32, bCotChi1.hap2, whole genome shotgun sequence contains the following:
- the DCST2 gene encoding DC-STAMP domain-containing protein 2 — encoded protein: VPGFNSLLRLLGVQQKSCLACGVPAKNLHTCITVGCKGLYCSQCYETLNNICSVCMGPLSIEDMGDEEIDSSDEETPELWLGAVRALRGQERQQLREHGRQLEKRIRRVARGRGGGRRLPPKTAAMLRARLKEEGEEEEESDGDDDAADEDSSMSSLDFSYQEQPEGSGSELEEVRAERPRGRKR